Proteins found in one Pseudomonas sp. P8_241 genomic segment:
- a CDS encoding YqgE/AlgH family protein, with protein sequence MKNVSPSYLKHQFLIAMPHMADPNFAHTLTYIVEHTANGAMGLVVNRPQELSLADILEQLRPDIEPPALCQHVPIFIGGPVQTDRGFVLHPKGQSFQATVDLEDELSLSTSQDVLFAIADGVGPAKSLIALGYAGWEAGQLEVELAQNAWLNCPFDPDILFNTSSELRLEAAAKHLGVNLNLLTSQAGHA encoded by the coding sequence ATGAAAAACGTCAGCCCCAGCTACCTCAAGCATCAATTCCTGATCGCCATGCCACACATGGCCGACCCGAACTTTGCGCACACCTTGACCTACATCGTCGAGCACACGGCCAATGGAGCCATGGGGCTGGTGGTCAACCGTCCGCAAGAACTGAGTCTGGCCGATATCCTTGAGCAACTGCGCCCGGATATCGAACCTCCAGCACTCTGCCAGCATGTGCCGATCTTCATCGGTGGACCGGTTCAAACTGACCGTGGCTTCGTCTTGCACCCGAAAGGTCAGAGCTTCCAGGCAACCGTTGATCTGGAAGACGAATTGTCCCTATCGACCTCCCAGGATGTGCTGTTCGCCATCGCTGACGGCGTGGGCCCGGCAAAAAGCCTGATCGCCCTCGGTTACGCCGGGTGGGAAGCCGGGCAGCTGGAGGTCGAGCTGGCGCAGAACGCTTGGCTCAATTGCCCGTTTGACCCCGACATCCTGTTCAACACCAGCAGCGAGTTGCGCCTGGAAGCGGCGGCCAAACACCTGGGCGTCAATCTCAACCTGCTCACCAGCCAGGCGGGGCACGCCTGA
- the ruvX gene encoding Holliday junction resolvase RuvX — protein MALKLILGFDYGTKQIGVAVGQVITGQARELCTLKAQNGIPDWNQVEALIKEWKPDAVVVGLPLNMDGTPSDMCLRAEKFARRLNGRFNLPFYTHDERLTTFEAKGERRDRGGQKGSYRDNPVDAIAAALLLQGWLDENTALFES, from the coding sequence ATGGCCCTGAAGCTGATTCTGGGTTTTGACTACGGCACCAAACAGATCGGCGTTGCGGTCGGCCAGGTGATCACCGGCCAGGCCCGCGAGCTGTGCACCCTCAAAGCACAGAACGGCATCCCCGACTGGAACCAGGTCGAAGCCCTCATTAAAGAGTGGAAACCTGACGCCGTGGTGGTCGGCCTGCCCCTGAACATGGACGGCACGCCGAGCGACATGTGCCTGCGAGCGGAAAAATTCGCCCGTCGCCTGAACGGCCGTTTCAACCTGCCCTTCTACACCCACGATGAACGCCTGACGACCTTTGAAGCCAAAGGTGAGCGCCGCGATCGCGGCGGACAAAAGGGCAGCTACCGCGACAACCCGGTCGATGCCATCGCCGCGGCCCTGCTGCTGCAAGGCTGGCTCGACGAAAACACTGCATTGTTCGAATCCTGA
- the pyrR gene encoding bifunctional pyr operon transcriptional regulator/uracil phosphoribosyltransferase PyrR, which yields MSLPNPAELISQMATRLKAHLEHRGISEPRFIGIRTGGVWVAQALLKELGNDEPLGTLDVSFYRDDFSQNGLHPQVRPSALPFEIEGQHLVLIDDVLMSGRTIRAAMNELFDYGRPASVTLVCLLDLDAGELPIRPNVVGATLSLAAHERVKLSGPELALELQDLAL from the coding sequence ATGAGCCTGCCCAATCCCGCCGAACTGATCAGCCAGATGGCCACGCGCCTCAAGGCCCACCTGGAACACCGTGGCATCAGCGAGCCGCGTTTCATCGGCATTCGTACCGGCGGCGTCTGGGTCGCCCAGGCCTTGCTCAAGGAATTGGGCAACGACGAGCCTCTCGGCACCCTGGATGTTTCCTTCTATCGCGATGACTTCAGCCAGAACGGCCTGCATCCGCAGGTGCGCCCTTCGGCGCTGCCGTTCGAGATCGAAGGCCAGCACCTGGTGCTGATCGACGACGTGCTGATGAGCGGCCGGACCATCCGCGCCGCCATGAACGAACTGTTCGACTACGGCCGCCCGGCCAGCGTGACGCTGGTCTGCCTGCTGGACCTGGATGCCGGCGAACTGCCGATCCGCCCGAACGTGGTCGGCGCGACCCTGTCGCTGGCCGCCCACGAGCGCGTGAAGCTGTCCGGTCCGGAGCTTGCGCTCGAACTGCAAGACCTCGCCCTTTAA
- a CDS encoding aspartate carbamoyltransferase catalytic subunit → MTPLETKRPLQLNDQGQLRHFLSLDGLRRELLTEILDTADSFLEVGARAVKKVPLLRGKTVCNVFFENSTRTRTTFELAAQRLSADVITLNVSTSSASKGETLLDTLRNLEAMAADMFVVRHGDSGAAHFIAEHVCPQVAIINGGDGRHAHPTQGMLDMLTIRRHKGGFENLSVAIVGDILHSRVARSNMLALKTLGCPDIRVIAPKTLLPIGIEQYGVKVYTDMAEGLKDVDVVIMLRLQRERMTGGLLPSEGEFYRLFGLTTARLAGAKPDCIVMHPGPINRGVEIESAVADGPHSVILNQVTYGIAIRMAVLSMAMSGQTAQRQFEQENAQ, encoded by the coding sequence ATGACGCCTCTAGAAACCAAGCGCCCGCTGCAGCTCAATGATCAGGGCCAGCTGCGTCACTTCCTCTCGCTCGACGGTTTGCGCCGCGAGCTGTTGACGGAAATCCTCGACACCGCCGACTCCTTCCTGGAAGTCGGCGCCCGGGCGGTGAAAAAAGTCCCGTTGTTGCGCGGCAAGACCGTGTGCAACGTGTTCTTCGAGAACTCGACCCGCACCCGCACCACCTTCGAACTGGCGGCCCAGCGCCTGTCGGCGGACGTGATTACCCTGAACGTATCGACATCATCGGCGAGCAAGGGTGAAACCTTGCTCGATACCCTGCGCAACCTCGAAGCCATGGCCGCCGATATGTTCGTCGTGCGCCACGGCGACTCCGGTGCCGCGCACTTCATCGCCGAGCATGTGTGCCCGCAAGTGGCGATCATCAACGGCGGCGACGGCCGACACGCACACCCGACCCAGGGCATGCTCGACATGCTCACCATCCGCCGACACAAGGGCGGCTTCGAAAACCTTTCGGTGGCCATCGTCGGCGACATCCTGCACTCGCGGGTGGCTCGCTCGAACATGCTGGCGCTCAAAACCCTCGGCTGCCCGGATATCCGCGTAATCGCGCCGAAAACCCTGTTGCCGATCGGCATCGAGCAATACGGCGTGAAGGTTTACACCGACATGGCCGAAGGCCTGAAAGACGTCGACGTGGTGATCATGCTGCGTCTGCAACGCGAGCGCATGACCGGTGGCCTGCTGCCGAGTGAAGGCGAGTTCTACCGCCTGTTTGGCCTGACCACCGCGCGCCTGGCCGGGGCCAAGCCCGATTGCATCGTCATGCACCCGGGGCCGATAAACCGTGGGGTGGAGATTGAGTCGGCGGTGGCCGATGGCCCGCACTCGGTGATCCTCAACCAGGTGACCTACGGCATCGCGATTCGTATGGCCGTGCTGTCCATGGCCATGAGCGGGCAGACTGCGCAACGTCAATTCGAGCAGGAGAACGCCCAGTGA
- a CDS encoding dihydroorotase — MKLSILGARVIDPSSGLDQVTDIHIEACKIVALGAAPAGFVAVDTLDAQSLVAAPGLVDLNVALREPGYSRKGSIVSETRAAAAGGVTSLCCPPKTKPVLDTSAVAELILDRAREAGNTKVFPIGALSKGLDGEQLAELVALRDAGCVAFGNGLESFRNTRTLCRALEYAATFDLTVIFNSQDHDLAEGGLAHEGPTASFLGLPGIPESAETVALARDLLLVEQSGVRAHFSQLTSARGVELIAQAQARGLKVTADVALYQLILTDEALIDFSSLYHVQPPLRTRADRDGLRAAVKSGVISAISSHHQPHERDAKLAPFGATEPGISSVELLLPLAMTLVEDGLLDLPTLLARLSAGPAEALRLPAGKLAVGGAADIVLFDPAASTVAGETWLSKGENCPFIGHSLPGVVRYTLVDGRISHQA, encoded by the coding sequence GTGAAGCTCAGCATTCTCGGCGCACGCGTCATCGATCCAAGCAGCGGCCTGGATCAAGTTACCGACATCCATATCGAAGCCTGCAAGATCGTCGCCCTTGGCGCCGCACCGGCCGGTTTTGTCGCCGTCGACACCCTTGACGCCCAAAGTCTGGTGGCCGCGCCTGGCCTGGTCGACCTTAACGTCGCCCTGCGCGAGCCAGGCTACAGCCGTAAAGGCTCGATTGTCAGCGAAACCCGCGCCGCCGCGGCCGGTGGCGTCACCAGCCTGTGCTGCCCGCCAAAAACCAAACCGGTGCTGGACACCTCGGCCGTGGCCGAACTGATCCTTGATCGGGCACGCGAAGCCGGCAACACCAAAGTTTTCCCGATCGGTGCCCTGAGCAAAGGCCTGGACGGCGAACAACTGGCTGAACTGGTCGCCCTGCGCGATGCCGGCTGCGTAGCCTTCGGCAACGGCCTGGAAAGCTTCCGCAACACCCGCACCCTGTGCCGGGCCCTGGAATACGCGGCCACCTTCGATCTGACGGTAATTTTCAATTCCCAGGATCACGACCTCGCCGAGGGCGGACTCGCCCACGAAGGCCCGACCGCGAGCTTCCTTGGCCTGCCGGGCATTCCGGAAAGCGCCGAAACCGTGGCCCTGGCCCGGGACCTGCTGCTGGTTGAGCAAAGTGGCGTGCGTGCGCACTTCAGCCAGCTCACCAGTGCCCGTGGCGTGGAATTGATTGCCCAGGCTCAGGCTCGCGGGCTGAAAGTCACAGCAGACGTAGCGCTGTATCAGCTGATTCTGACCGACGAAGCCTTGATCGACTTCAGCAGCCTGTATCACGTGCAGCCACCGCTGCGCACCCGCGCCGACCGCGACGGCCTGCGTGCTGCCGTAAAGTCGGGGGTGATCTCGGCCATTTCCAGTCATCACCAACCCCACGAACGCGACGCCAAACTGGCACCGTTCGGCGCGACCGAACCGGGCATCAGCAGTGTTGAATTGCTCCTGCCCCTGGCGATGACGCTGGTGGAAGACGGCTTGCTGGATTTGCCGACGCTACTGGCACGCCTCAGCGCCGGTCCTGCCGAGGCCTTGCGGCTGCCGGCGGGCAAACTGGCAGTGGGAGGTGCGGCGGACATCGTGCTGTTCGACCCTGCAGCTTCGACCGTCGCGGGTGAAACCTGGCTGTCGAAGGGCGAGAACTGCCCGTTCATTGGCCACAGCCTGCCGGGCGTGGTGCGCTATACCCTGGTGGACGGACGGATCAGCCACCAGGCGTAA
- a CDS encoding TM2 domain-containing protein, translating into MNPYQQAVQQQDTHSKVIGYLLWVFGFTGAHRFYYGKPVTGTIWFFTFGLLGIGWLIDLFLIPAMDREADLRFTAGPIEYNVAWILLTFLGVFGVHRMYQGKWISGLLYLVTGGLFFLGVLYDFWTLNDQVSVRNAQSR; encoded by the coding sequence ATGAACCCCTATCAACAAGCTGTCCAACAGCAAGACACCCACAGCAAAGTCATCGGTTATTTGCTGTGGGTTTTCGGCTTTACCGGCGCTCACCGCTTCTATTACGGCAAGCCGGTGACCGGGACGATCTGGTTCTTCACCTTTGGGTTGCTGGGGATTGGCTGGCTCATCGACCTCTTCCTGATCCCGGCGATGGATCGTGAGGCTGATCTGCGTTTTACCGCAGGGCCGATCGAGTACAACGTGGCGTGGATTCTGCTGACGTTCCTCGGCGTATTCGGCGTGCACCGGATGTATCAGGGGAAATGGATCAGCGGGCTGCTGTACCTGGTGACGGGCGGGTTGTTCTTTCTGGGGGTGCTGTATGACTTCTGGACGCTGAATGATCAGGTTTCGGTGCGTAACGCCCAGAGCCGATAA
- a CDS encoding C40 family peptidase, whose product MRSFLKTWLTICLLMPLAAHATNREQRLPNVNGYTPKSHASAPSSKSNKSVKNAPELTSKSSLVPPMASKESSNVLSRAVNVLGTPYRWGGSSPSKGFDCSGLVKYAFNDATFDLPRTSNAMASGHGEKVDREDLKPGDLIFFNIKSRRVNHVAIYLGNDRFIHAPRRGKSVSIDTLKKPYWEKHYVVAKRVLPKEQNALRVVQR is encoded by the coding sequence ATGCGTTCATTTTTAAAGACATGGCTAACCATTTGCCTTTTGATGCCACTGGCCGCCCACGCCACCAATCGTGAGCAACGTCTTCCAAACGTTAATGGTTACACCCCAAAATCCCACGCTTCTGCTCCATCCAGCAAAAGCAATAAATCGGTCAAAAACGCTCCAGAGTTGACCAGCAAAAGCAGCCTGGTGCCACCTATGGCATCCAAGGAAAGCAGCAACGTGCTGAGCCGCGCCGTAAACGTCCTGGGTACACCGTACCGCTGGGGCGGTAGCAGCCCGAGCAAAGGCTTCGATTGCAGCGGCCTGGTAAAATACGCGTTCAACGACGCCACCTTTGACCTGCCACGCACTTCCAATGCCATGGCCAGCGGTCATGGGGAGAAAGTCGATCGCGAAGACCTGAAACCCGGCGACCTGATTTTCTTCAACATCAAGAGCCGTCGAGTCAACCACGTAGCCATCTACCTGGGCAACGACCGCTTCATCCACGCACCGCGCCGCGGCAAGTCGGTTTCCATCGACACCTTGAAGAAACCGTACTGGGAAAAACACTACGTCGTTGCCAAACGTGTACTGCCAAAAGAACAGAACGCGTTGCGGGTTGTTCAGCGCTGA